The segment GAAACTCAGGCTGCTCCTGCGTCCACAAGGTTTTCATCACCTGTAAATACTCGTCGGTGCGTGCGCCGCGTTCGCGATAAGGCGAGTTGAGGTAGGCGAATTCCTCCGCCATCCAGCCAACGCCCGCGCCGAGAATCGCACGTCCGTTGGAGAGGACATCCAGAGTGGAGATAATTTTTGCCGTCACCAGCGGGTTGCGATAAGGAATAATCAATACTCCGGTTCCCAAACGCACACGCGAGGTACAGGCCGCGACATAGCTCAGCACCGTGAGCGGCTCCAAAAAATTATCCGCCACCTCCACCGGGAACTTTCCCTCTGGGTGATAGGGATATTTGGATACGAGGTTGATGGGCATCGCGATATGATCCGCCGCCCACACGGAATGATACCCGAGTGCCTCGGCCTGGCGGGCCACCAGCTGGATGCGTTCGACCACGTGCTCGCGCGCTTGCGGGCCGACATGAGGCAAAACAACGCCGAATTCCATGGCTTCCTCCGTAGTGTCTACTGCATTCGAGGCTGGAGCCTATACCAGTCCCTGCCTCCGGCGCAAGCAAACCCGACGCTGGCGCTTGCCCTGACCTCTTGCTACATCGAATGGCACGACTAAGGAGGGAAACAGTATGGCAGGTCCACTGACAGGAATTCGTGTCTTGGATTTTGGCCGCGCCGCCGTCGGGCCGGTATCGGCGCA is part of the Deltaproteobacteria bacterium genome and harbors:
- a CDS encoding LLM class F420-dependent oxidoreductase, whose translation is MEFGVVLPHVGPQAREHVVERIQLVARQAEALGYHSVWAADHIAMPINLVSKYPYHPEGKFPVEVADNFLEPLTVLSYVAACTSRVRLGTGVLIIPYRNPLVTAKIISTLDVLSNGRAILGAGVGWMAEEFAYLNSPYRERGARTDEYLQVMKTLWTQEQPEFHGRFFNFSDLRCEPRPVQKPHPPIWIGGHSQAALRRTATIGDGWYGHVFWRNPEHLPQDIQTIKQFAEQAGRDPNALTYAAPAYERTFEDVLRSLDRYEKAGLNHVVLAFFMWTEGFDEVLGLMERFAREVGLKAA